The nucleotide sequence CTCTGTAGGTTATATTCTGTTAGCTTAGAATAATattctagaaatggaattgctgatcAGTAAGGACATAGAGTCCTTCTTGGACATATTGTTGACCAAAAAGGACACATGACAAATAAGGACATatagtatagcacaggaaactaaactcaatattttataataacctataagggaaaataacttgaaaaagaaaTTAGTTTGATATTATATAATtcaaactgaatcactttgatgtacacctgatatacaacattgtacatcaaccacgcatgtatgctcagtcatgtccaactctttgtaacctcatggactgtagccctacaggctcatctgtccatggaattttccaggcaagaatactggagcgggtgggttgccatttcctcctccagacatCAACTGtttatcaattttaaaacataaaaataattttccaaaagatTGAAATGGAATTACTAATCAAAGGAtatgactattttttatttttaaaaattgtggtaaaatgcatataacataaaattttatcattttaatcattCATAAGTATGCAGTTCAGTGCCATGAAGTACActcattaagtatattcacattgtcaTCAATTTCTGGAACTGTTTCCATCTTGCAGAAGAGAAACTTTATGCCCATCAAACTCCCTATTCCCTATTCTTAGCATTTAGAATGAAAGATACTTAAATAAAAGGATATGATTCACAACCCTCAAGGAATGTGTTATCTGGGAGGGTTGTAAGCAAAACACAGTGAAATGCATGGTGATAAGTATTCTCATGGATGCCCACTCAAAACTcatgggaggaagaggaagtatCCAGACCTGTTTTGGTGAGTCAAGGAAGTCTTTGCAGTGGAAGTGACCTTTGACCTTGGTCTGTGCAAAGGCTCTAAGATGAAATAAGctcataggaaaaataaaaatacatcagtATCATTAAAGCATTAACACTGAAGATGCTGAGTATTAGGAAATGAAACTGGCTAAGGAGATGGGTACCAAACCAAGGAAGTCCTTAAATGTCAAACTAAGGAGTTTAGATTTTATCCTATAAATGGTgagaaattattatatattagaaacaacattttgtttttcctttgggaaaaCAAGCTCTTAAAACAgaatcttggagggcacaaacaaaaccttgtgtgcaccaggacccagaagaaaggagcagtgatcccccAAGAGATTGAGCCAGACTTGCCTCTGAGTGTCCAGGAGCCTCTGGTGGGGGCATGGGTGGACAGCGGtctgctgtggggtcaggggcactgaatacaacagtcctgacttaagtccttttgaaggaggttctTAAAATAGgtggtatttaaaaatatgtgggaGAGAAACTGACCAAATTCAGAGAGCCTCATGTTAAAGGGTTTGAGTTTATGAATGGTTACAATTTAGGGCAATGATTTGTGACCCCAAATCATTCACGACTCTAGAAAACTACCCCCTTTCCTACCACTCTCAAACAATTTAAAAGGTTCAAATGATAAATTTACATAAAACAGTTGCTTATtgcttatagaaataaaaagcaatgaaaaatatgtatatatatattctttccatttactgcaataaaaaaatttatcaaGATAAAAAATAGGTagtataaaataatgtaaaatgataATGTCTCTGTTCTCAAAAAGCTTGAAAGTTATTTTCTCTACAGACAACCTGATTCTTCTGCAGCATCTGAAAAGACTTACAGTTGTTaggccaaaacaaaaaacccaaacagaaaTTGATTTATGCTGCCTTGTTTAAGCTACTCAATAACCTCCATGCCTTTGCACATGTAATTCTTTCAGCCCTGAATGTCTACTAagctttgcagttttttttttttccgctgtGAACACTTTGTGTGCGCTTCCCTGGTGAAGCGCAgggaagaatccgcctgccaatgcaggacacgtgggttcgatccctgggtcaggaagatcccgtggagaaggaaatgacaacccacttcagtattcttgtctggagaatcccatggacagaggagcctggcgggctgcagtccttggggtcacagagtcggacacgatgagcGACTGAGTGCATGCATATTTGTCTAATTAGACTATGAATGACAAGACCTTGAGCTACTAATACATTTCCAGCACTCATCTCAGCGCCTTGCACATAATAGACGCTTAGTACATGTTTGTTAAATTAGTAAATCTCCTTTCTACTCTGTCTACTGCTGACAAATTTCAGATGGTTGTAGAGTTAGCTCCATGCATGGGTAATctcttgtgaattttttttctggaacagtAGAActaggaaagagggaaaaaaaaaattctgttcttttgtATCCAATTGCCTTTGAGAGCTGGGAAGAGAGCAGTTCACACCTGATTATCATACGTCAGATAAATCAGCAGCACCTGAATTGCTGGGCAGCTCAGCGCTAGAGCTCTCTGCGGCTTCACCTCAGCCATGCTTCCTTCCCTAGCAGCCTTGGCTCTCTGCCTCCTGTTCACTCTGGCCTTTGGCCAGACACTCCAATTCCATGAACATGTCTTTCTCCGATTTCTGGGTTTAGACAAAGTGCCTTCACCCAAGAAATTCCAACCTGTGCCTTCCATCTTGAAGAGAATTTTCCAGGCTCAAGAGGCAGCAGCCAGCACCGGCATCTCCAAAGACTTGTGCTACGTGAAGGAGCTGGGCGTCCGTGGGAACATCCTCCGGCTTCTCCCAGATCAAGGTGAGGACTTTGGAGTGTTTCCTAGAGGAGAATCTGGGGTGAAGAAAGGGCTAAAGGGGGAATAACaatgactcagatggtgaagaatccacctgcaaggcaggagacctgggttccatccctgggttgggaagatcccctgaaggagggcatggcaactctctccagtattcttgcctggagaattccccatGGACCGatgaacctggcgggctacagtccatggggtcgcaaagggttggacacgactgaacaactaagtacagcacaacAATGACCCAGGGGTTTGTGGAAGGCCATGTGCTGGCATTTTACCTGTTCTACCTAATTTAATCCCAGCCACCGTCCTGAGAGGAAGGCAGGTATTCTTAACAAGTTTTTaacaatgaggaaattgaggctcagacaGGAGATAACTTGTAACCTATTCAAGATCATACAGCTAGTGTGTGAACAAAGCCAGGAGtcgaaatgttttgttttgttttctgaatcaaCAGCTTTGTGCTACAGTTTAGGtagtggggaggaggtgggagggagggtggaaTTAGGGCTCAGTCTCCTCCTCTTGAGCCCACGCTTTACGTATCCCGATGCCTTTGAGCTCAGTGTGTCTGTAAATTttgcttcccccccaccccccacctccccgatCCTTTTGATGGGTAGAAAAGGCTATTCTGGATTTGTAACTACAGAGGGATAATATATGCCACTGTCATACCTTTTAGTACAAGGATCTGAGTAAGTGCCATTCAGTAATTTGCGAAACTGACCACCCACCAAAAATTACCCAGATCAAGTGTTAAAAGCTGATTCTCCAGTCTAGTTCCTGCTCCCACCTGATTCTTATTCAAAGTCGGAGATGGGTGTTGTAATCTGCATTTCTATATAGCCTCCCAGGTGGTTGAGATGCAGAATTGAGAGCTCTGGTTGGTTAGTTTTACAGCAACTGGAAATAAGGTTTCTGTTCAAGAGGCATTTATTGGATATTTAACTAAATGCCAGGAAATCTGTAAGACATGAAGATACAGAGACCGAAGTCTGCCCTTTAAGAGTttataggaagagaaaaaaaaaagtttatagaaAAGACATCAACAAACAGATGACTTCCATATGTCCTGCTAAGTGTCTCGTTAGAGGCTCATGGCCTTGGGGGTGGAGTTTCAGGGATGAATTCTGGAGAGTTTTAAGAGGTGAGGGGAACTAGCTTAATGGATTTTCCAAGGAGAGAGTAGGAAATAGCTGAGGCTGCTGCCTTCCCTTCCCcgtgggaaaaaaataatttttgtgatgaTCGAAATTTTATCTAATGATATAGGAAAAGGACAAAATCTTGTAATCACTCCTCCCTAACCCTCCcccctcagagaaggcaacggcaccccaccccagtactcttgcctgaagggtcccatggatggaggagcctggtgggctgcagtccaaggggttgctagaagtcagacacgactgagcgacttcactttcaatttgcactttcatgcattagagaaggaaatggcaacccactccggtgttcttgcctggagaatcccagggacggaggagcttgctgggctgctgtctatggggtcacacagagtcggacacgactgaagcgacttagcagcagcagcagcagcaacccttccCCTGGAGAAAATCATTAATAGTTGTATATTTTTCCAGacttttcttctttacatttataatataaacttgtaatatttttataaatggaatcatgctatACATTCTTCCAGTATTATGAACATTTTGTACAAGTAAGAGCAAATAGTGAACTTATCCCTATTTTAATGGTTACATGATACTCCATTGTATAGACATAATGCTACAATTTATTGTAACTGGTGCCCTGTTGATGAATATAAACATATGTAGTGTAGCTTTGTATCtattgtgtacatgtgtgcacttttagttttatttccatAGGATCATTTCGTAGAGGATTGTTGTATCAAAGAGTAGGCACatgtatacttatttttttacatttctatgtTTAATATACAGCAAATAGCCTCTAAAATTTATACTCCACAATGAGTGTATGAGAATTCTCACTTACTCTGACcataatctctttaaaaatagaaacttacTGAGGTATAATGTACATTCAGAAGTGTGAGTGAATTGTAGGAAACAGCTCAGTGAATTTTTGCAGAATAACTAGCGCCCAGATCAAGAAATAGTACATGACCAGCACCCCAGAGGCTCCTTCATGCCCCCTTCTGGTTAATCACTGCTTCTCTACAGGGGTAATTTCTCTCCTGACTTATAACATCAATCACCTACTAGTTTTGTCCTTTATTAACTTCATGTCAGTGAAATTGTGAAATGTGTCCTTTCTCacgtctggcttctttcactctaCTTTTGTGAGATTTATCCACAGTGTATGTATTTGTAGTTCTTTCTCATTGCTGTATAGGATTTTATTCTCTTGGTATGTGGCAGTGTACTTCATGCTACACTGGGGAGGTCATTAGGTAACAACACTCGTTCAGCGTTTAACTTTTGTTAATCTGGTAGCAGAACAGgatctttctgttttaatttctgtttctttaataagGTGAAATGGTGCATTTTCAAATGAATGATGaatcatttatttgcttatttatttaaaagttagaaTATAGTCTCTTTTTCTtcaagctttattgagatataactgacatgcaGTGCTGTGTAAGTCTAAGGTATACAGCAcaatgatttaatatatatatatgcgcgtgtgtatatatatacacacgcacatatacaTCACAAAATGATGATCACAGTCAGTCCTATAAAGGAATTCCCTGACAGTGTCCAGAGTTTAATGAACTTGGCATTTTCACAGTTGTGgcctgggtttgatatctggccagggaacaaagatcctgcaagctgcagaGTGCtgccagaaaataaataagtttagtgaacatctatcatctcattAGATAGAAAGTTAATaacataaaaaacaattttttcccttgtgataaaaactcttaggatttacttacTGTCTTAACTTTCATATACAACATACAGCaatattgattatatttatcatgtttaaCTCAATGTGAatcattcaattttattttccaaataattgcCTATTTACATATTATGACCTTTTTCCTGTTTAGGATTCTTTTCCTTAATGATTTGTGAGGCCTCTTAATCATTCATAAAAGCTGTTTATAAACATATTGCAAGTATTCTTGGTtgtcctttctgcttttaattttgttagtaaaaaaaatttcattaatgGTGTCTCTTTGAATACaattttttatattcatgttttcaaatctgttcttcttttcctctttggcttttaggttttttttttttcactcacacCTAAGGAATGTGATTTAGTGATATGAGTAAAAAGTGAGACTAGTATATTAGAATTAGAGCATCGAACAGGAGAGATCAACTGTTTAGAGAGGATGAGAAGGATAAGCTCTGTGAAAACTTACCTGAATTTGCTAGTTTGCTAGTTAGTCAACGTTCAAGACAGATGTTTATTTCAGTGGAGTAGTAACAGTAAAAGAGTTggaaaatagggacttccctggtgttccagtggttaagcctccaagcttccactgtgcgggtcatgggttcaatccctggtcagggagatcccacatgccaagtggtgtggtcaaaaaagaaagaaagcaacagaAGACTATATGGTAAAAGGAAAAGATAGCaaacaaaggctttttttttttttttaagaagatagttaacaaaacaaaacagagagggGACatttttggtgatccagtggctaagactccacgttcccagtgcagggggcccagattcgatccccagtcagggaaatggatcctacatgccacaaaaGTGGTATGTATTCAGGTATTCAAAAGTACAAGACTAGAGGTTATTGGCACTGAAAGTGTTAGGACATTGTACTTCCACTGCcgggatccaggtttgatccctggtcaaggaactaagatcctgcaagatgAGCTGTgcgggccaaaaaaaaaaaaaaagaattacctaAGGATAAAACATAAGGGAGCACCAGATAGCCAGTATTGGTGGGATGACAGATGTTTGTTTTGAAGTCCTTCTAAGTGGTTACAACTCTTGACAGCATAGGATGTTCTTTGTGCCATGGGTTCCTTTGGCAGTTTTGTTGAAGCTGGTGAACCTTTTATCAGAATAATtgtttctatgctgctgctgctaagtcgcttcagtcatgtccgggccgactctgtgcgaccccatagacggcagcccaccaggctccaccatccctgggattctccaggcaagaacactggagtgggttgccatttctttctccaatgcatgaaagtgcaacgtgaaagtgaagtcactcagtcgtgtctgactcttagcaaccccatggactgcagcctatcaggctcctctctccatgggatttttcaggcaagagtactggagtgggttgccattgcattatCTGAATTGTTTCTATGCCTAAagttaaatatttagaattttaaaagaagtcaattaaatatggaaatacatttatagatatattataaaaataaatgtgtgtatattaatataaatgatgCTTTTGTGCAACAAGTAACAAGATCTAGAGAAGGGACTATACCATCAATTCAGAGTAGTTCAGGCATAAATGTTACTTTGAAATGTTTGCAACAACTTAATATATGAACATACCTATGATTTTTATTGGTAACAGTGTCATAGGCTCTTAGAATATTATTAAGATTTGTTGCCTATGTTCATAATcgaaagaaatgataaatttcaCTTAGAGTTTACTGAAGATAAAGATGTGATTCTTTTTCCCATCTAAGATGATAGACCTTCTAAGTCCTATTCAGGATCCCTTGGGGACCTGCAGTTATGAAGACAAGAATGTCTGGTCATAGATAAGGAGTAAAAGAAACAAATCCTCCCAAATGGAGGGTTTGAGTATAACTGAGATTTCTCATCCtctttttatttgctgttttattttatttttctggccacACCCCGTgacttctgggatcttagttccccaaccagggattgaacccatacctcctgcagtggaagaagTGTGGAGTCCttaccactggaatgccagggaagtcttccctgcccttattttgtgtgtgtggatataCATACACTGTTTGACATTGATATGATCACACAGGTTGGGGTGAAATGAAAAACCTCATGATGACTCTCACATCTTTCGTTCCCATCTAGGTTCCTTCCTTTACTCCGAGAGCCTTTCCCACACCTCCTGCCTACAGAAGCTCCTGTCCTTTAACCTGTCTGCCATTGGAGATGAGGAGCAGTTGACAATGGCCCAGCTGGGCCTAGACTTGGGGCCCAACACTTACTATAACCTGGGACCAGAGCTGGAACTGTCTCTGTCTCTGGTTCAAACAGAGCCCCATGTTACAGACCAGGCCACCCCGAAGATGGGTAAAATGTTTACACTGCAGTCAGTACCGTGGCCTCAAGGTGTCCTTCACTTCAACCTGCTGGATGTGGCTAAGAGGAATAATGACCCCCACAAGAATTTAGGTCTGTTTCTAGAGATAGTGGTCAAAGGAGGCAGAGCCTCGGGGGAGAATTTTCAGCTCGAGGGCACCTGCGCCAGGCTGAGACGTTCTCTTCACACTTCACTGCTGGTGGTCACCCTCCACCCTGAGCAGTGCCGATCTCCCTCCCGCAAGAGGAGGGCAGCCGTCTCTACCTCGAAGGCTTCTTGCAAGAGCCTCTGCCATCGCCACCAGCTGTTCATCAACTTCCGGGATCTGGGTTGGCACAAGTGGATCATTGCCCCCAAGGGTTTCATGGCCAATTACTGCCACGGAGAGTGTCCTTTCTCACTGACCATCTCCCTCAACAGCTCCAATTATGCTTTCATGCAAGCGCTGATGCACGCTGTCGACCCGGAGGTTCCCCAGGCTGTCTGCATCCCCACCAAGCTGTCCCCCATCTCCATGCTCTACCAGGACAATGATGACAATGTCATTCTACGGCATTATGAAGACATGATAGTTGATGAGTGTGGGTGTGGGTAGACTGGCAGCAGTAGACTAGAAGGGGTGCTCTCGGGGTAAATGCTCTAATAATAAAACTACCTGGCTTATGACCTTTGGATCTGAATTGTCAGTATGTTTATGCTTACAGTTTATCATCATTATCCACGATTAATGATGTCCCctagttatacacacacacacacacacacacacacacacacacggtcttAATGAACTTAATTTCTGCATCATGCACCTGAGGGTATATTAGAGTCTAGATAGAAGGAAACTGGAATTTACTGATAGCCTATTATGGGCAGGCACTATTCTATGCATTAACTTATAAATACATGTCACTGCTCTTTGAGGTAAGcattattatttatgtttcatAGATAAAGCAGCTGAGATTTAGAGCAGCTAAATATCCAGTTTTTCTAGAGGCATCAACTTTGGGAGTTCCccagaagtccagtggttaggactccaggttTTCACTGCCACTGTCTGGGTTCAAgttcctgttcagggaactaagatcctatgagCCTTCAGACTTGAACGAGGGAGCCTGATTAGCATAAGCAAAAGTCATAAAAGTTCACCTGTGAACCGTTTATCATTACGTGAGTTTATAGTAAGATGCCAAGGGAAGAGGACCAGCCAACATACTGggcttcattaaaaataaaagtgcacCAGTAATTATATGAATGTGTATTAGGAAATTAGAGGAAGGGATTAGTTAAAATTTAAATGCCAAGATTCAAGAAGCTTCAGATCTAGGTACTAGAGGAATTCTAGTTATTTCAGACTGTGCCACTCCTGTCAATATTCTTCAATCAAGAATCTGACTTATGGTTGGATCTGGCTTATTTGTAGTAAGCCATGCCAGGTCTAGTTTCTTCAGTGTGTAAGTTGCTCATATTAATTGGGATGATTCCAAACCATGTTGGCGAAACATGAAAAATCAGCCTGTTGGGTAAATTATTTCTGAAGCAAATTATCActagttttacttttattatttattgagcatctattatatGCCATTTATTGTACAAGGTCTTGGGAAAGAAAAGATTTCTTGGGAAATTTCGCTGTAGTGTGTAAAATCTAgcatgttgtgctgtgcttagcactcagccatgtctgattctttgcaaccgcatggactatagctcaccaggctcctctgtccacgggaattctccaggcaagaatactgaagtatgttgccatttcctcctccaggggatcttcccaacccagggattgaacccaggtctcctgcattgcaggtggattttttataagctgagctaccagggaagccctaaaatctAGCATATTTggcttaaattattttaatatctacaagtgaaaaagaatatacccCAATAAGTGAATATTTAATTATTCAAATTATAATAATGAACTATGTTACTACATTGT is from Bubalus bubalis isolate 160015118507 breed Murrah chromosome 4, NDDB_SH_1, whole genome shotgun sequence and encodes:
- the GDF3 gene encoding growth/differentiation factor 3; translated protein: MLPSLAALALCLLFTLAFGQTLQFHEHVFLRFLGLDKVPSPKKFQPVPSILKRIFQAQEAAASTGISKDLCYVKELGVRGNILRLLPDQGSFLYSESLSHTSCLQKLLSFNLSAIGDEEQLTMAQLGLDLGPNTYYNLGPELELSLSLVQTEPHVTDQATPKMGKMFTLQSVPWPQGVLHFNLLDVAKRNNDPHKNLGLFLEIVVKGGRASGENFQLEGTCARLRRSLHTSLLVVTLHPEQCRSPSRKRRAAVSTSKASCKSLCHRHQLFINFRDLGWHKWIIAPKGFMANYCHGECPFSLTISLNSSNYAFMQALMHAVDPEVPQAVCIPTKLSPISMLYQDNDDNVILRHYEDMIVDECGCG